The Dromaius novaehollandiae isolate bDroNov1 chromosome 19, bDroNov1.hap1, whole genome shotgun sequence genome contains the following window.
AAGGTTGTCTAAAACCAGATATCTTCACTAGTCACGTCAGCCTGAGTCCAGAGCAACTCCTGGGATCTGAAGTCAAGCAACATGCTCAGAAAGCGGGATTCACAGTATCTACCTTTGGTGATCTTTTGGAGCTACTGTGTCTAAATCTGACCTTTTCAGATATTCCCCACATTGACTGTCTGAAAATCAACTATAACCACCAAGAGAGTAATATACTGCTTGGGACTGACATAGTGCTGTATGAAGAAAAGAAGGTCAGAGAAAAAGCTCAATACTATCTTGCTTACTGGAAAGGACAGCGGGAGGCACAAGGAGTGGATATTGAGGAAGCTTGGAAGTGCCAGTTTTGTGACTACTCGGAGATATGtgactggaggaggacaagggCAGAGATGCCTCTCCAGAGAAGTGGACCAAAGAAAACTAAGTGAAAGTCATCACAGCTTCTTGGAAGGATACAGAGGTTTCCACCTTGTGACTGTTGTGCTTTGGCAGGTTAACAAGGTTTCAAATAAACCACTCAGAGCTGAGTGAATCAGTCCGTAGCTCCACAGAGTACAAATTCATTCAGTCTGGCATTTTTAATGCAACATTTTAAAAGTCTTAAAATACATCGTGATTTGGTACATGGGCATAACTTAAGCACAGGTTGGGGAGCAGGATCTCCTAACTCAGACCCTGAATTTGTGCAAGTTGCTTCATATCTTTCTCCAGCTATACAGGAAAAAAGTGACTTCTAGTATAGTCATAAGGTAGATATTAATGTTTATAAGCTGATTTGAACACAAAAATAAGTGATTTATTCCTGTTCACTGCAAGTTCTTGTAGAAAACATTCTCAGCTGTAACACAGACAATAACATGCCTGACCTTGTCTCTAGGTCCTTTGAGGCTACCTCAAATGCATCAGCAGTGACCAGAAAACAGTGAGATGACAGAGTTTCTGGACTCTCCCCCACCCATCTGAGTTCAGTTGTGAGGTGCCAGCTGACTTCAATATTCTTATGAGTTTCAGGTGAACACATACAAGGTAACGAGGCACCTCTGAAAATGACCACTGCTTGTACTCGCAGCAGTGCCATGGCACGTGGATCATCTGTACTAGCAGATCCAAAGGGTATCTATCTTTTATGATTAAAGATAAAACCTTACCTGCTTAAGAACTACTTGCTGGTTTGGCTCAATTATGAAACAGAATATTTAATGTCCTGATTACTGGACAAACGTATCAAGTTTTCTAACCAATAAAAGTTGAATTAtagaaaaaagttgttttattGTGTACACTATTGCCActgaaaagagggaagaaaatccagaaaatttCCCTGTACAAAAGGTATCAGATTCTTAGGAAAGCTCGTTAACAGTGCAAAGGTCTTCACTAGCTCCATAGGTTTGGAGCTTGTTTTCAGTATGTGAAGAATGGTTTGAACGGAGTATTTAGTATCAGTTCTTGCAATCTGCAGTGTAGAGAATGTTCAAGTTGCTTATCCCAATCCTGAGCATAGTTTTACATCTTTTTCCAGACCACTTAAAGACACTGAATGTCAGTAGGCCAAACATTTCCTGGGCTTGCTTTATAAATACTTCAGCAGGTAAGGAGGCTTACAATTAGTTTTTACAGACAGCAGTTGCAAAATCCTTCTGCATGCAGGCAAACAGGATGACAGTTTAAGTTCTCACGTGATTAATATTCAGTTTGCTGGTTGAGACAAAAGAAAGCCTCTGCTTTTTTTAGCTGCAGAGGTGCAAAGGAGATTGTACTGTTAGCAATATTAGTGCTGCACAAAAATCAGAAGGCCCTGTGAAATGTAGCAATATATTTGTATTATGCAGCTGCTGTCTTTTTATACCTTGTAGTGGGGCAGATTACATGATGTGAAACAGTTAATGCTAATAAAAAGCTTAACTCCCCTTTGCCTTGCAAGTCCCGCCCTAGTGATTCGGCAGCAGCCTGGGGGTAAAGTGAAAGCGAAAATGAGACTGAAGtacagagcaggaagaggctgtgCAGGGGGCACCTTTCCAAATCCAGCAGCTCCACTATGAATTACAGGACATGTTTAATAGCTGGCTGTTTTCTGTGCATTGGTATGTACCACTTACTATCTTGCCTTAGCAAAGGGGAACGCATTGGTGCACCAGGCACTCGTGGGTTTCTGGTTCACTGCTAGCGCAAGCTATAAAACTGAGGTCTTCCTTGATGAGACTATGAAAACAGTATCTTCTGAGCCAAATATCAGACAGGATGTTTCAGGAGTGACtgatttcttgcatttttccCTCACACTTATTCAGCTTGAAACATGTTCATTCGGGAGTGGGAAATAATGGAGACCTTGTAAAATGTTTCAAGTGGGCTTCAAACTGACTAAAAAAGTCTTGACTTTTTCAGAACTGAAATGAACCCCAAAGTCTTTTCATGAGAGTAACTCAGTTTTGCTACTATTTAGCATGGACTACACAAAATAAAGCTGGCTCAGTTTCAGAAATTGCATTTGATAAAAGTGAGTCCAGCCTCTGCTTTGCCTAAGAAACTTAAAATGGAGCATGTTACACTGAAAAGTGTGGTGCTTATGCACTTTGGAGGGGAGGGTAAACACGTTTGCCTTCAGTGCACAGtgtctgcagcagagccagggacAGTTGCCTTTTTGTTGCTCAAATTGAGTATGTAAAATAGGGCAGATCTTGGTTTTGCATTAATCTTGTAAAATggccctctctcctcctctttcccccagATAATTTAACAGCCATTCCATGGCAGAACACATGAGGTTTCTCACTATCATTCTCTGGCAGGTTTCCCATTCCTAATTGCACTGTCTGCTTCTATGCTTTCTAGACTAGAAAATGGTTCTAGTTATATACAGCTCCTGCTGCTAAGTTGAATGCCATAGCAATATTCACACATTCCTCTTCCCTGCTTCCTCAAACAGCTCACCATGAAAAATCTGTACTAATATAGAAACACCTATAAATTGACATTCTTGTACTATTATCCTTCAGGCTGTATTTAGCCTCTGTTCTCAAACTCTATAGAAAAATACTGTCCTTACACAAAAGAGATTCAAGAAATGGACAATACATTTTCTGTAGCTGGGAAGTCATTTGAAAATGCAGAGTACTTTTTTTGCTGTTCCTTACAGAGGCAGGAAGGTAACTTCTGCACTAGAAGTGTTGCCATGTTTCAGAGCCCTTCATATCACTCGTCCAGGTGAGGGAAGGCACAGCTGCCAGGTCAGCTGAGTAGCTAACTGCCTAAGTCTAACTCCAGCACTCAGTGCAGGCATCAGTAATTCCCACATAACCCCCTCCAGCTCCCCCATTTGCTTCTTGAGGAACTTGCAGGGTTTTTAAATCAGCCTGACCTTtaatgttttcctcctctttgccaccagcttgCACAGTAAGTTATGTGGCTTTGCTGGATCTCCGTGTAATAATCCCTAAACTTCAGAGGATGACACTTTCAAAGAACAGTGTTACCTGTCTATAGAGAACACCTTAAGACAGTGCTCAAGCATCTAGAGGCCTCCAGCAAGATACAATGCTTCACTCTgagcaatttttttctgctttgcttttcagatCATTATTCTTCCCTTTCAACTCTTGTTCagcttttgtcttttaaatatgtTCCATTTTAAGAATTACTAAAAGGAAAGTATTTGAGTATGATGCTAAAGGCAAAAAAGAACATTCTTGAACATAACCAAAATGCTGTGGACTAAATGGATTCCTAACATGCATAGGGGACTGGCTTCACAATTTGCCCCCTACTAGTAAGCTAAACTTTGATAAGCTTTTAAGACcagcagtgacattttaaaatttgtgtgTGCACGGCCATTGCCTTTCAGGAATTGCAAGGAATTTGAATGGAATTGCTACAGCAGGTTCAAGTTTCAGGAAAAGCAGGCAGCTTTCCTGCGTGTTCGAGACGAGCAAAATCATCCCTCTGTCAAAAGAGATCGAGACTATTAGGCTGAATGTCAGGCTCCTGCTGAGTGGAACTGAATCAAAAGAGGCACAGAGATCTCACTCAGAAAATCTACAAGAGAATATCCCCTCATTTTTTGTAGAAGGTGAGTTATTTGCTCAAGTCCAGTGGGCAAGTTTGGCTCCTGATTGATGTGACACCACAGGCACCTTGAGCAAACAAGAGCCAACATCCTGCAAGGGGGAAAGCTATCATACTTGGCGCATCCTCAGACTGCTCACTACTGATAGCACTCAAAGCGCTGGGGAATAGCAGAGGTCCCTCTCCAGTCCTTTTTGCCATGAGGTAAGGGTGGTATCAGTTTCAGTGCCCAAGCTGAGGTGATGTCTGTTGCATCCTGGTTAACTGCAGGattcagaaaatatatttgcCTTCTGGAGCATTTTTTTTGCCCTTACGTTTACTTTGGGAACTAAAGGTACAGAAAAATCAGCATCTCAAAACTCAGTGCCTGGCCAGATTTCAAATTCCTCTGAAGATTTGTCCTTGCACTTGAGAACATTGCCCTGTGATAGTCTGAGTCACACACAgcttccagatttctcccctaTTAGACACTGAATAAAACAGGAGTCAGGTACCACCTTCTTTCAACCCAAATCCTCAGACCCTGTGTCATTCAGTCAGCTGGATGCTGCACCTTGCATAAGTCAGAATGGCACATCTTAACTCAGAGAGGAACTTACTCCCTTTTGGGAAACTCCTACAGTAAGAGACAGGCCATATTAAGTACAGAGCAGGACTGTAGGATTGCATGAGGAGCTGTGCCTAGGCAGTGGACTGGTTTTGCTGTATGTTAAGATTAACTGGGGTTATAATAAGTCCATGTGTATTCTTTCATAGAGTCCTCAGTGGATATTCTTCAGCATGCAAATGAGGATATCAATGCACTCAACTGTAGGATCAGCACATACTTTACAGCTAACACTCAGATCATCTGGCCTGGGAAAGAAATCAGAGCCAGCAGTTTGGACTCTTGGTTCATCTGCACCATAAAACACACAGCTGAAAAATTCGCAACTACAGCCTTTCTTGTGCAAACCCGCCAAGAAAATGAGAACCACAATCAAGGACAGCTTTCTCAGGGAATTGCAGAGCAATCGCATGTTTCAGGTAACATTCAGTAATGAGGTAATAGCTTGTGTTTCCATATAATCCCCCCCCAGAGAGTTTTACACTCTATTATAATTGCAGCTGCCAAGGGCATTGCAACTGCAGTCCAAGAAGTTTGGTGAATAACCAGTGTGATGTTTCAGTTGTATCCCATGAAACTTCATATGTGAGACATTTTTCAGAAGGTTGTCTGCCTTCCCCTCTCCGTCTGTGCCAGAATGTTAAGAACTCCTATAGTAGTTTTACACATTGCAACAGTTGTTACTTCCTTCACATTCCCAGGTTGTAGATTACTGTGATTATGGatctcagtttatttttaaaaagcctcatGAGTTTACAGATAGCTCAAACTTTCTAACATACTGTAAGCTAAACTGCTTCTATTGAAAAACATATGTTCTCCCTTATGTTGAAGATTATGCCTACTTTACAGAAACAAGTAACTTCAAAGCAGCTTCTCAAATGCATAATTGTTTTCTATTTATAAGCTTCCATACCATCATCCCTAAAAGCCCTAACAACAGGTACTTAAACCAAAGCTTTAATATATCCACATACATTAAGACTTGCATTAGTTTTTCATCACAAAGAATGCTTAGTATTTGTATTGAAAATAAGCTCTGCAGCATAAGCTACTATTTTAAGGTTAGAGAGGAGTTTCAGgcaaagaaactgaaagaagCTGATTAGCTGACATGCTCAAAAGGACACTAAGTCAATGTCAGAACAAGAGAAATCACTCCCAATTTCTGACTCCAAACCACAAACTCACATATCACTTAACACCCCCAACCTACCAGAATCTCTTGTTATTTGGCAGAAAGATACACACCTGCAGTGCTTTAGAAATAGCATGAGCAGGGCTCTGAGGTCAGGCACGCAAGGGTGTGACCACACTGCTGCTGTGGCAAGGACCAGGTCCCCAGGGTAAGCTGGGAGCCCCCTCACTCCCATGGGGCTGCGagcagcctccccctccccggtAACTCCTTCCATCACCAGGACCACTGCTGGATTTAGAGCAAGAACAGCACCGCAGCCACAAGAGTAGGTAGTCAGCAGCAGCGTTCAACACCACACATTGTCAGAGAGAGCTGCAAAGCATATCACAGGCACGTACAAACTCACTCTGCCTATGTTTCAGCCTTTCATAGTCTCCCATTTCCCTTGGGCCTGCATCAACACCCCTCCCCCCCTTATAAAAGCTGGATTTAAATTATTACTCACCACAATAGCAGGCACTTCACTACAACTGGAGAGCCCTCACTACATCCAAGAGGATAAAATGTGGCAGAATCCCAGCCTGGAAATCACAACATCCAGAGAAGGCAAGCCCTTCCCAGCACTCTTCTCCAGGCAGCATAACCAGCtttgctctgctcacccatcctTGTTATAGCCTACTCAGTGGGTTAATTAGGCCATTCAGCTGGCTTTGATTGGCCACCCAAACTGTTCGAATACTCTTTATTCTTCCCAGCTGGTGGCTGCCCTGTAGCTTATGGTGAGATCACACATAGTCCTCTGTGCACATTCCCCCTGTAGCTTTTAGGGTCACAGTGACTTACTAAAGCAACAGTCAGTGTGAAGGGAAAGAAACGCTGCTTCATTAAATCTTCTACTACAATTAAGAATTATGGAGGAATTATTGCATCTATTATTCTGTCACATAAAATGAGACAAGAACAAAGATTAATATAACTGGcccaagaacagaagaaaagtgcTATAAAAAGGCTTTAGGGAATTAGACTGTGTCCTTCCTTACAGGGCCAGCAGGGTGACAGCCCCTCATCCAAACTTGTAATTTCCTATGGCTTTGCAGAACACGGGAAGGTCTTGTGGCCTGCAAGCTGTGAGGCAGGGGTTCATCGTTTGCACCAAGCACTGAAATAAGTCATAGGCAAATTAGCAACTGAATCACTTTTTTGCTTTGAAGCAGATCATAATGTTCATGGTCTGTAGTACAGATTCAGTTCACTAGATGGCAACTTGTACTCGTTTGTATTCTTCTGCCTTTGCATGACTGTCCAAAATCCATCAGTCATACTATGGCTTTTGTCTCACAGCTGTGTTCCTGGTGCACACAAGACCACTTGTAGTCAAGTCAGCCTTGTCTAAGGATGTCTTATTTGATTGTGCCTTCTCCATCGACCACCAAGCAGATGTGACCATCCAATGGCTATTTCGTCGGAAAGGGGGGCACAAGAAACTCATATTCACTTACAGTGGATCCAGCAAGCAGGTGGAACACACAACTGACCGAGCTGAGATGTTCCTAGAGGAAATCTCCAAGGGAAATGCTTCTCTGTTACTCAGAAACGTGGGAATGAGAGATGAAGGAACATACTCTTGCTCAGTGTCAGTGTCTTCTCTTACTGGGGAACAGACAATCCAGCTACAAATAGAAGGTAATAGGAtgggctttggggtttttttgtatttaagtATGATGGGAAATGCTCAAAAAAATGGCATATAAAATCTTACTTAGTTTTGTTCAGTGGTGGGAATAGACTTTACGAGTTAAGAGATATAGCACTGTAATAAATTTTCACTCACCAGAAAAACCCACAGTGATCGTCAATGTTGACTCCCTGTCCCTGGTGGAAGGAGAGCAGCACAAGCTGGTCTGCGATATCAGAAACTATTACCCGCTTGACGCCCAGGCTCAGTGGCTCCGAGAGCTGAAGGGGTCCAGGAAGGTCCCTGATGTGGTGAAGAACGTTCTCTCGAGCAGCCACAGACAGAGCAGCAACGGGACATACAGCTTCTCCCGATACTTCCTGCTCACGGCCTCCCTGGAGGACAACGGGCACACGTACACGTGCCGGGTCGACCATCAGAGTCTGCAGTCCCCCATCAGGAGAAGCGTGATTGTGAAAGTGAGAGGTACACCATTCACCTGAGGAAATTTGTTGTTCCCTGCACACTTTACCCATGGGAGAGCTGGTAGGGGAACTTTCCACTGATCTTTCCCCCTTCTCAGTCTTTCCTCTCTCACTGCTgtctcctcccccccaaaaaaaccccaatttcCAGTGAAATATTCCTGCACATATTCAGTTTTGTTCATCAGACTGTCTGTCATCTtgatgaaaaacaagaaaatagacTCTTGATCCAAAGTTAAATAAAAGAGGCAAACTGTAGTTTTTGACCAAAATGTCCATTCATCAGGGAAGTCGGTTCCCAGGCAGATCTGCCCCATAATTAACATTCTTTTTCATAAGGAAGAGCAGTGTCTCTTTTGAACTGTCTAACAGATGCCCTTGGCAAACCATATAGAATTCCCAcaacaaaacacatttgaaatgtgtttttctttttgtcttgggCAACCTAGGAGGTAATCTTTATAGAGAAGGTTGAATGAAGACATCATTTCAGTCATCAAATATCAGTGGAAACCTTGGGCCGTGACATTTGGGATAAATCAGAATTCGGCTTCTAATTCAGTTGGCTCAGTGAACTCTGATAAAATGTCTTGCAGTGCTACTGTGGTTACAAGATTATTGAGTATCAGCTGGGGTTTGTTCATATTTTATCCCTTTGCATTAGAATTTTATGATGTACTACTGCAGTATGTCTTGCCCATGAGTACGGATAACAACTTGTACCAGGCATCAGACATCATAGACTTTATTTGTCTCTaccattgttttctttttgtttatggGCAGAAGGTACCTCCATCATCTGGCTGCTTCTTCTCCTCCTTGGCCTCACTGTGTGCCTCACTGTGATGCTATGCTACCTTCACAAAGGTAAAATAAATTCAGGTGTACAAAAGTCCAGGCTCAGGCTTTAGGAAGGAAGGGAAACTGTGGGTGGTGGTATTTTTGTGCCATCCATTTGAGATGCGCCTCAGAGCCTCAGGCAGGATAAATTAACAGAGCTGCTCTGAAATCTGTAGAGCTGTCCCCATGTTTGGTAGCTGAGGCTCTTCCCCAAGGCCCAGTGTAGCTGAACTGTATTATTAGTGCTGGGACGTGGAACCTGTGGTTCGTCCTTTCATTcacactctttttcttttttttttttctgccctagTGAGGAGCACTGCTAAGGTAGGTGTGttttgtgttttcccttttctatCTGAAACACGTATGACCTTTATGTGCTTTCCATTTTACTCTTTGCTAATGCCTTTCTGTTTTACCCTTCAGCCCAAGCCTTATTAGCCTGCAGGACCTTTAGTTCCAGACAGGTAAGGAGCAAAGCTGCTGGGGCAATGTGGAGGTGAGGCTTTCTCAAGCACTCAGCAAAGCCTGATGCTCTCCAATGGCAGCTGAAGGCTGTTTGCTGGCAGGAGCAGAATTATACAAGCACAGAGCACTCTGCACCTTGTATTGTTAGCGGAATTGCTCTGTTCCAGCAGGCAAATGGTTGGGATTTTCCCCAGCCCTGCATCACTATGAGCAAGTCACCTATCTTCTCAGGGCCCTGTGACACCTAAGGAAAAGAATATTTACTTGCATTTCTAAGCTGTAGTAAGCTTTCACTCCAAAACTGGTTTGAAAGTGCTCTCCACTTTAAGTTCTTTCCACTTATTCCTGAAAAGAAGTAGCAGAAATATTTGCTTGTCCTGTTATACTTCAGTTTGCTGGTAGAATCAGATGATTCTGCATGTGTTTCACAAACTAGATTTGTTTATGGTACTGATGGTATATACTAATGTAGGCACCATGCATAAGAGGTGTTTCATGGCCAGGCTTCTATTTGTAAGGGCCCTGCAGTATTGCATCATTGTCCTTTAAAAGTCTTAGCTAAGGGAGTCTTCAGAGGCTGAAAGCAACCTGTGTCTAAAGAGCACACAAAAATGGCTGCATGCCAAGTCTGGGAGATAGGATGGAAAAAACACTGTCTGCCACAGGAACTGCAGTGGCAGTTGCAGTCAGACAAGATCACCTAGCCTGAACTGGATCATACAGGAGTTTAACAAACCTTCTGCCTGCAAGGTTCACGCTATGAAGTCTCAGATGGCTTCAGAATTATCAGGACTTCAGTTTGATGCCTTGTCAAAACTACACAATCCTGGAACAAGGATTGCTGGAACAAGCGGGAGGAGAGCAGTTGAGACAACATTTTTTCTGGCGATGGTGGTTACCATGGCAGTGGGCTTTGGGCTCTCAGATGCAACAAACATGTAAAGCAGGGAAGAGAAGACAGTAAAAATAAGCATTCATGCAGTGTAGGACGAGATGAAGACTTGAGCTACAGCTCTTTATGCCATCCAGTCTTGCTTCAGcctttttcttctgaaacctCTTTCCCTGTGGTAGTTATTGTCCTCTTGCCCGAGCACGTAACACTAACAACGTCACTGAGCATATCCCGGGAGCAGTGTCCTGTTGTGGTAGCCAGCAAGAGACCTCTTTGGGCTAGCCATTGTGCATTGTCCTTGGCCGAAAATAGTCTAAGAGCGGAAGGAAGGGAATTTTATCCCCAGCTGACACATAGAAAATGTTGAAGGTTGCACTCGTGAGCCCAAGGCCAGAGGTGGAATTGAACCTTCACTCCTGCATTTCGGTGGGCAGCAGGGTGGTGTGGCCCGGCTTCACGGGCGGCCGGACAACGGCTGCCTGTAGCTGCTTTACCCTGGAAGAGCTCCTTCTCCACATTTGTGTAGCTGTCTAGACTCCCTCGGATGTCTCATCCAGGCTCTTGGTCTCCCTTTCTTATGCAGACAAGTTTGGCAATTAACTGATGTCTTTGCACTGTCATGCAAATTGCTCAGTTTCCAGAATTTAAATACTGGTAggagggaacaaaaaaaaatcactcagtcTGAGCAGATCTTTTGAAAGAAGCAAATTGtcatgaaaaatgtaatttcctTCAATTTTTTCAATAACATGCTCAGATTTTTAGGATGTTTTCCTATCAAAACcaagcctcacggcagcacactgggaggggtgtgtgtgtgtgtgtgtgtgtgtgtgtgtgtgtgtgtgtgtgtgtgttcctcaTAGTTTCTGAACCAGTTAGCTAGTTCTGACAATGGGATACAACTTTCAGATAAAGTGAAGTTTCTGCAAGGTCATTTGTTTTCAATAGCTAGCCATGTGGAGGAAGAACGCCTTAGCAAGGGAGAGGACACAGCATGAGCGCAGGTGTTACTGCACAGCACACAGCTGACATGGGGtcggggagaaaaaaaatgggaaaacacATGCAGGACAGGGAGAACCTTTAATAGATTTCCTTCTTACAGGGAAGGTTTTAGTGAATGCTGTATTGTCCCAGAAACCAAAATCAATCAACCACAAAACAcaaatttgttcattttaatttttttttcttcccttttattctGTTATACTTGAGGTTAAAAAGGGGAAAGATTGGCTTTCtaactgaaggaggaaaaacaagccATGAAGCCACATGTCTTATGTGTTTATTATGATCCATTGCAACAATccaaaaaaaaagtatcaatGAAAAGCTCGAGACAGGAGAAATATCTccagcatattaaaaaaaaaaaaaaacttttctgccTGCAAATACCAATTATAGTAAAATCAGTCACTAGCTGTGTGTATATACAACAGGATTGATGGTTTTCCTGTTCCCAGCCCTTTATAAAGTACTTGCTTATGTTTCAATTTGGTTTTGCTGTTCccctcaggaaaaagaaatccaggaCGGATAGTGGAAAGAAGTGACTTCATCTTGGACTAGATTCACTTTGTTTCAGCCAGAGATGGGATTTGGCCAAACGCAGATTCTGATTCAGTGCTGTCTCATAATCTTCTTCTGGGCAAGCGGAGAATCTGGATTTGGTAAAACATCCTGCAGGTTTCGCAGCTGGGAATAACGACACAAAGTTTCAGAGGAATGCACAGCTGGACCCAGTGGATTCTGCATGCAGGTTTTAGATTAGATGA
Protein-coding sequences here:
- the LOC112987608 gene encoding tapasin-related protein-like, whose product is MNYRTCLIAGCFLCIGIARNLNGIATAGSSFRKSRQLSCVFETSKIIPLSKEIETIRLNVRLLLSGTESKEAQRSHSENLQENIPSFFVEESSVDILQHANEDINALNCRISTYFTANTQIIWPGKEIRASSLDSWFICTIKHTAEKFATTAFLVQTRQENENHNQGQLSQGIAEQSHVSAVFLVHTRPLVVKSALSKDVLFDCAFSIDHQADVTIQWLFRRKGGHKKLIFTYSGSSKQVEHTTDRAEMFLEEISKGNASLLLRNVGMRDEGTYSCSVSVSSLTGEQTIQLQIEEKPTVIVNVDSLSLVEGEQHKLVCDIRNYYPLDAQAQWLRELKGSRKVPDVVKNVLSSSHRQSSNGTYSFSRYFLLTASLEDNGHTYTCRVDHQSLQSPIRRSVIVKVREGTSIIWLLLLLLGLTVCLTVMLCYLHKVRSTAKPKPY